The following are encoded together in the Bradyrhizobium sp. CCGUVB1N3 genome:
- the gloB gene encoding hydroxyacylglutathione hydrolase: MAAEIRTFTCLNDNFGYLIHDTETKATASIDAPEAGPILKALEREGWTLTDILITHHHGDHVGGVAELKQKYNCRVVAPHDKTTKIANVDLRVVNADVIKVGSLLARVLETPGHTLDHISYVFDAEKTVFAADTLFSIGCGRVFEGNYPMMWDSLLKLRALPDDFKLYCGHEYTASNVKFALTIEPDNPALQARAAEVTRLRAENKPTIPSLLGDEKRANVFLRADDPSVAAKLHMKGADGAIVFGELRERKNKS; this comes from the coding sequence ATGGCCGCCGAAATTCGTACTTTCACCTGTTTAAACGACAATTTCGGTTATCTGATCCACGATACGGAAACCAAGGCAACCGCCTCGATCGACGCGCCGGAAGCCGGGCCGATCCTGAAGGCGCTGGAGCGCGAGGGCTGGACGCTCACCGACATCCTGATCACCCATCACCATGGCGACCATGTCGGCGGCGTCGCCGAGCTCAAGCAGAAATATAACTGCCGTGTCGTCGCGCCGCACGACAAGACGACGAAAATCGCCAATGTCGATCTGCGCGTCGTCAACGCCGATGTCATCAAGGTCGGCAGCCTGCTCGCGCGCGTGCTGGAGACGCCCGGTCATACGCTTGACCATATCTCCTACGTGTTCGACGCGGAGAAGACGGTGTTCGCCGCCGACACGCTGTTCTCGATCGGCTGCGGCCGCGTGTTCGAGGGCAACTACCCGATGATGTGGGATTCGCTTCTGAAGCTGCGGGCGCTGCCCGATGACTTCAAGCTCTATTGCGGCCACGAATATACCGCCTCCAACGTCAAGTTCGCGCTCACCATCGAGCCTGACAATCCAGCGCTGCAGGCCCGCGCGGCGGAGGTGACCAGGCTCCGCGCCGAGAACAAGCCCACGATCCCCTCACTGCTTGGTGATGAGAAGCGAGCAAATGTGTTCCTGCGCGCCGATGACCCCTCGGTTGCAGCCAAGCTACACATGAAGGGCGCCGATGGCGCCATCGTGTTCGGCGAATTGCGCGAACGCAAGAACAAGTCCTGA
- a CDS encoding cupin domain-containing protein — protein sequence MPTAAEIIARLELRPHPEGGHYRETFRDQSTDTNGRSRSTLIYFLLARGERSHWHRIDAVETWHYYAGSPLTLRIAHEGCTQHEVRLGTDLLGGERPQAIVPAHAWQMAETSGEWTLVGCTVAPAFEFAKFELAPKGWEP from the coding sequence ATGCCGACCGCTGCCGAGATCATCGCGCGTCTTGAACTGCGACCCCATCCCGAAGGCGGACATTACCGCGAGACGTTTCGCGATCAGAGCACGGACACCAACGGGCGGTCGCGCTCAACCCTGATCTATTTCCTGCTCGCCCGCGGCGAGCGCTCGCACTGGCATCGCATCGATGCGGTAGAGACCTGGCACTACTATGCCGGAAGCCCGTTGACGCTACGCATCGCGCATGAGGGCTGCACGCAGCACGAGGTACGTCTCGGCACGGACCTCTTGGGCGGCGAGCGGCCGCAAGCGATCGTGCCGGCGCATGCCTGGCAGATGGCCGAGACATCGGGCGAATGGACACTGGTCGGCTGCACAGTGGCGCCGGCCTTCGAGTTCGCGAAATTCGAGCTCGCGCCGAAGGGCTGGGAGCCTTAA
- a CDS encoding flavin reductase family protein: MHGTFDTSHIQIEPAILYFGTPVVLVGTTNADGSHNLAPMSSAWWVGWRCMLGLARESQTTANMIRTGECVLNLPSADLVGAVDRLARTTGSNPVPPGKAWRGYRYVRDKFGVSGLTALAAETVGAPRAAECPVQMEAKLAHVHDMAQDDAIFRGHLTAIEMRITRVHAHPAIMMADENNRIDPDKWRPLIMSFQQFYGLTPERLQRSELGQIPEAMYRPPGWRPSAA; the protein is encoded by the coding sequence ATGCACGGCACTTTCGACACTTCACACATTCAGATCGAACCGGCCATTCTCTATTTCGGGACGCCGGTCGTCCTGGTCGGCACGACCAATGCGGACGGGTCCCACAATCTCGCGCCGATGTCCTCGGCTTGGTGGGTGGGCTGGCGCTGCATGCTCGGGCTCGCGCGGGAATCGCAGACGACCGCCAACATGATTCGTACCGGAGAGTGCGTGCTCAATCTGCCGTCCGCCGATCTCGTCGGTGCCGTCGATCGTCTGGCGCGGACCACCGGCTCTAATCCGGTGCCGCCAGGAAAGGCCTGGCGCGGCTACCGCTACGTGCGAGACAAGTTCGGCGTCAGCGGATTGACCGCGTTGGCGGCGGAGACGGTCGGCGCGCCGCGCGCCGCGGAATGTCCGGTGCAGATGGAGGCCAAGCTCGCGCACGTCCACGACATGGCGCAGGACGACGCCATCTTTCGCGGCCATCTGACCGCGATCGAGATGCGCATCACGCGCGTGCATGCGCATCCCGCCATCATGATGGCGGACGAAAATAACCGCATCGATCCCGACAAATGGCGGCCGCTGATCATGAGCTTCCAGCAGTTTTACGGCCTGACGCCGGAGCGGCTGCAGCGCTCCGAGCTCGGACAGATTCCGGAAGCGATGTATCGGCCGCCGGGCTGGCGGCCTAGCGCGGCCTGA
- a CDS encoding DMT family transporter yields the protein MTPRTATLIGLTAILMWSLLAVMTVATGKIPAFQLAAMTFVIGGLVGLLTWIGRSEAALSLRQPGAVWVVGVGGLFGYHALYFLALRFAPPAEAGLLNYLWPLLIVLFSSFLPGERLAVHHVVGAVLGLVGTVLLFAGNTSGFAPGQLPGLIAAFIAAFVWATYSVLSRRLKAVPTDAVAGFCLVTAVLAALMHVVLETTVWPETTLQWLAVIGLGVGPVGAAFYAWDIGMKRGDIRVLGAASYATPLLSTAFLIAAGFAKASANIAIAAILIAGGGLIAAKDLVLWKPIRPR from the coding sequence ATGACTCCCCGCACCGCGACGCTGATCGGATTGACCGCGATCCTGATGTGGTCCCTGCTTGCGGTGATGACGGTCGCGACCGGCAAGATCCCCGCATTCCAACTCGCTGCGATGACGTTCGTGATCGGCGGCCTCGTCGGTCTCCTGACCTGGATCGGCCGCAGCGAAGCGGCGCTAAGCCTGCGCCAGCCGGGTGCGGTGTGGGTGGTCGGGGTCGGCGGCCTGTTCGGCTATCACGCGCTCTATTTCCTCGCGTTGCGCTTCGCACCGCCGGCCGAAGCGGGTCTGCTCAATTATCTCTGGCCGCTGCTGATCGTGCTGTTCTCCTCCTTTTTGCCGGGCGAGCGTCTCGCGGTGCATCACGTCGTCGGCGCCGTGCTCGGCCTCGTCGGCACAGTGCTTCTGTTCGCAGGCAACACGTCCGGCTTCGCGCCGGGCCAGTTGCCGGGGCTGATTGCAGCCTTCATCGCCGCCTTCGTGTGGGCGACCTATTCGGTGCTGTCGCGCCGGCTGAAAGCGGTGCCGACCGATGCGGTCGCGGGCTTCTGCCTGGTTACCGCGGTGCTCGCGGCATTGATGCACGTCGTGCTCGAAACGACTGTGTGGCCGGAGACCACGCTGCAATGGCTCGCGGTGATCGGCTTGGGCGTCGGTCCGGTGGGCGCTGCGTTCTACGCCTGGGACATCGGCATGAAGCGCGGCGACATCCGCGTGCTGGGCGCGGCATCCTACGCGACGCCGCTGCTCTCGACGGCATTCCTCATCGCCGCGGGCTTTGCCAAAGCCAGCGCCAACATCGCGATCGCCGCGATCCTGATCGCCGGCGGCGGCCTGATCGCGGCGAAGGACCTGGTGTTGTGGAAGCCGATCAGGCCGCGCTAG
- the phbB gene encoding acetoacetyl-CoA reductase — MARVALVTGGTRGIGAAISKALKAAGYKVAASYAGNDAAAEKFKAETGINVYKWDVSSFDGCAEGVKKVEAEVGPVDVLVNNAGITKDGAFHKMSVEQWNAVIGTNLGSLFNMSRQVIEGMRARKFGRIINISSINGQKGQFGQVNYSAAKAGEIGFTKALALENAKGGVTVNAICPGYINTEMVQAVPKDVLEKAILPLIPIGRLGEPEEIARAVVFLAADEAGAITGSTLSVNGGQYMV; from the coding sequence ATGGCACGTGTTGCATTGGTCACGGGTGGTACGCGAGGCATCGGTGCTGCGATCAGCAAGGCGCTGAAGGCGGCCGGCTACAAGGTCGCGGCAAGCTACGCCGGCAATGACGCGGCGGCGGAGAAGTTCAAGGCCGAGACCGGCATCAACGTCTACAAATGGGACGTCAGTTCCTTCGACGGCTGCGCCGAGGGCGTGAAGAAGGTCGAGGCCGAGGTCGGCCCGGTCGATGTGCTCGTCAACAATGCCGGCATCACCAAGGACGGTGCCTTCCACAAGATGAGCGTCGAGCAATGGAACGCCGTGATCGGCACCAATCTGGGCTCGCTGTTCAACATGTCGCGCCAGGTGATCGAGGGCATGCGCGCGCGCAAGTTCGGCCGCATCATCAACATCTCCTCGATCAACGGCCAGAAGGGCCAGTTCGGCCAGGTGAACTATTCCGCCGCAAAGGCCGGCGAGATCGGCTTCACCAAGGCGCTCGCGCTGGAGAATGCCAAGGGCGGAGTCACCGTCAACGCGATCTGCCCGGGCTACATCAACACCGAAATGGTGCAGGCGGTGCCGAAAGACGTGCTGGAGAAGGCGATCCTGCCGCTGATCCCGATCGGCCGCCTGGGCGAGCCCGAGGAGATCGCCCGCGCGGTGGTGTTCCTCGCAGCGGATGAGGCCGGCGCAATCACCGGCTCGACACTGTCGGTCAACGGCGGCCAGTACATGGTGTGA
- a CDS encoding acetyl-CoA C-acetyltransferase yields the protein MSDDVVIVSAARTPVGSFNGAFATLPAHDLGAIAIKAALERGGIEPGRVSEVIMGQILTAAQGQNPARQASIAAGIPVESPAWGVNQLCGSGLRTVALGYQALLNGDSEIVVAGGQESMSMAPHAQYLRGGVKMGALEFVDTMIKDGLWDAFNGYHMGNTAENVARQWQITRAQQDEFAVASQQKAEAAQKAGKFNDEIVPVTIKTRKGDVVVSADEYPRHGATLEGMAKLRPAFEKEGTVTAGSASGINDGAAAVVLMTAKQAAKEGKKPLARIVSWAQAGVDPKIMGSGPIPASRLALKKAGWNIGDLDLIEANEAFAAQACAVNKDLGWDTSKVNVNGGAIAIGHPVGASGARVLVTLLHEMQKRDAKKGLATLCIGGGMGIAMCVARD from the coding sequence ATGTCAGACGATGTCGTCATCGTCAGCGCCGCCCGCACCCCGGTCGGAAGCTTCAACGGAGCCTTCGCGACCCTTCCCGCCCACGACCTCGGCGCCATCGCCATCAAGGCCGCGCTGGAGCGCGGTGGCATCGAGCCCGGCCGGGTCTCCGAAGTCATCATGGGCCAGATCCTGACCGCCGCTCAGGGCCAGAACCCGGCCCGTCAGGCCTCGATCGCCGCCGGCATTCCGGTCGAGAGCCCGGCCTGGGGCGTCAACCAGCTTTGCGGCTCGGGCCTGCGTACTGTCGCGCTCGGCTACCAGGCGCTGCTCAATGGTGATTCCGAGATCGTCGTGGCCGGCGGCCAGGAATCCATGAGCATGGCCCCGCATGCCCAATACCTCCGCGGCGGCGTCAAGATGGGCGCGCTCGAATTCGTCGACACCATGATCAAGGACGGGCTGTGGGATGCCTTCAACGGCTACCACATGGGCAACACCGCCGAGAACGTCGCGCGGCAGTGGCAGATCACCCGCGCGCAGCAGGACGAGTTCGCGGTCGCCTCGCAACAGAAGGCGGAAGCCGCCCAGAAGGCCGGCAAGTTCAACGACGAGATCGTTCCGGTCACCATCAAGACCCGCAAGGGCGACGTGGTCGTCAGCGCCGACGAATATCCGCGACATGGCGCAACGCTCGAAGGGATGGCGAAGCTTCGTCCCGCCTTCGAGAAGGAAGGCACGGTCACCGCAGGCTCGGCCTCGGGCATCAATGACGGCGCTGCCGCCGTGGTGCTGATGACCGCGAAGCAGGCGGCCAAGGAAGGCAAGAAGCCGCTCGCGCGCATCGTGTCCTGGGCGCAGGCCGGCGTCGATCCGAAGATCATGGGCTCGGGCCCGATCCCGGCTTCGCGCCTTGCGCTGAAGAAGGCCGGCTGGAACATCGGCGATCTCGATCTGATCGAGGCCAACGAGGCCTTCGCGGCGCAGGCCTGCGCCGTCAACAAGGACCTCGGCTGGGATACCTCGAAGGTCAACGTCAACGGCGGCGCGATCGCGATCGGCCATCCGGTTGGCGCCTCCGGCGCACGCGTGCTGGTGACGCTGTTGCACGAGATGCAGAAGCGCGACGCCAAGAAAGGCCTCGCCACGCTGTGCATCGGCGGCGGCATGGGCATCGCTATGTGCGTTGCACGCGACTAA
- the phaR gene encoding polyhydroxyalkanoate synthesis repressor PhaR has translation MAKSDQPTTIKKYANRRLYNTGTSTYVTLEDLAAMVKEGEDFLVYDAKTGDDITRSVLAQIIFEQENKAGQNLLPTTFLRQLIRFYGDSMQMVVPKYLEQSLATLTQEQEKFRKQIANTLSGTPFAPLEEQVRRNMELFQQTFSMFKPFATPQRPATPEPEPDAGGEAPKSDNIDELRQQMKDMQERLERMSKKEE, from the coding sequence ATGGCGAAATCAGACCAACCCACCACCATCAAAAAATACGCGAACCGCCGGCTCTACAATACCGGAACGAGCACCTATGTGACGCTGGAAGATCTCGCCGCCATGGTGAAGGAAGGCGAGGATTTCCTGGTTTATGACGCCAAGACCGGCGACGACATTACCCGCTCGGTGCTCGCCCAGATCATCTTCGAGCAGGAGAACAAGGCCGGCCAGAACCTCTTGCCCACCACCTTCCTGCGCCAGCTGATCCGCTTCTACGGCGACAGCATGCAGATGGTGGTGCCGAAATATCTGGAGCAGTCGCTCGCGACGCTGACCCAAGAGCAGGAGAAATTCCGCAAGCAGATCGCCAACACCCTGTCCGGCACGCCCTTTGCGCCGCTGGAGGAGCAGGTCCGCCGCAACATGGAGCTGTTCCAGCAGACCTTCTCGATGTTCAAGCCGTTCGCGACCCCACAGCGCCCCGCGACGCCGGAGCCCGAGCCGGACGCGGGCGGCGAGGCGCCGAAGAGCGACAACATCGACGAACTGCGTCAGCAGATGAAGGACATGCAGGAGCGCCTCGAGCGGATGTCGAAGAAGGAGGAGTAG
- a CDS encoding PAS-domain containing protein, protein MTTPSKTEPRASVQHGPEALLALSQLALDRMEQGVCVYDSDNRIVLFNRRYLDLFNLSPDVVRVGASYREVLAHSASLGNFPTSEVDNLYNERIALIEAGQAFSTEQRLSSGFVLALDLKPLPEGGWMTICDDVTRLDRLEAELRVQTERSQHALTNMSHGLIMYDAEGSVVVCNERFLRLYNLDPDIVKPGVSHSDVIAHWVSRGNLPGMPAKEFHDRRMNDVRSKSSDVVLVMRYDGRMVQAISRFLPDGGWVTVHEDVTERLRYEEALKQQNFMLDAALENMAHGLAFYDGDMRLKVCNNRYREIYRLSVEEARPGTHLGELIERSMANGAFASEYSPQQILEAARARIASRDDSSMRRAMANDTVVSVRYCTLPEGGFVATYEDITERERAVEELSEQYRRFDAALNNMSQGLCMFDSHLRVIVCNTRYIEMYGLSPDIVKPGISMREIMEHSCALGIHPNTTAAALYADYLERLREGAHTLHRHLSDGRIIKLNHTRMSHGGWVVTYEDVTERHKTQARVAHMARHDSLTDLPNRVLFREKMSEGLSEVATAGGAMAVLCLDLDNFKTVNDRLGHAAGDRLLRWVAARLKEQAGEHATVARLGGDEFALIQRGPQPEAAERLARRLIEIIGRPPPLENQSIHVGVSIGIALAPDHGLDTDELMKCADLALYGAKAKGRGAYQIFEPAMEEEARARHALEANLRGALEGREFHLMFQPQVRLDTSELTGFEALLRWKHPSRGMVSPAEFIPIAEETGLIVPIGEWVLRTACATAAGWPDMSIAVNLSPVQFRARGLVAMVTSALAEAGLAPHRLELEVTETALLDDSEATIEILHQLRALGVRVSLDDFGVGYSSLSYLRKFPFDRIKIDRSFVGTLGECPESIAIVRTIASLGAVLGVETTAEGVETSDQLDFVRECGCTAVQGFYFGKPCPAAEVGRAIERLSAIRQVA, encoded by the coding sequence ATGACGACGCCCAGCAAGACAGAGCCGCGCGCGAGCGTTCAGCACGGGCCCGAAGCCCTGCTTGCGTTGAGCCAGCTTGCGCTCGACCGCATGGAGCAGGGCGTCTGCGTCTACGATTCCGACAACCGGATCGTGCTGTTCAACCGCCGCTATCTCGATCTCTTCAATCTGTCGCCCGACGTCGTGCGGGTGGGAGCGAGCTATCGCGAGGTGCTCGCGCACAGCGCTTCGCTCGGCAATTTTCCGACGAGCGAGGTCGACAATCTCTACAACGAACGCATCGCCCTGATCGAGGCTGGCCAGGCCTTCAGCACAGAGCAGCGGCTCTCCAGCGGCTTCGTCCTGGCGCTCGATCTGAAGCCGCTCCCCGAGGGCGGCTGGATGACGATCTGCGACGACGTCACCCGCCTCGACCGGCTCGAGGCCGAGCTGCGCGTGCAGACCGAGCGCAGCCAGCATGCGCTCACCAACATGTCGCACGGTCTCATCATGTACGACGCGGAAGGCAGCGTCGTCGTCTGCAACGAGCGGTTTCTGCGCCTCTACAACCTCGACCCCGACATCGTGAAGCCCGGCGTCTCGCACAGCGACGTGATCGCGCACTGGGTCTCGCGCGGCAATCTGCCCGGAATGCCCGCGAAGGAATTCCACGACAGGCGGATGAACGACGTCCGCAGCAAGAGCTCGGACGTCGTGCTCGTGATGCGCTACGACGGTCGAATGGTGCAGGCGATATCGCGCTTCCTGCCCGACGGCGGCTGGGTGACCGTGCACGAGGACGTCACCGAGCGGCTGCGCTACGAGGAGGCGTTGAAGCAGCAGAACTTCATGCTTGACGCGGCGCTGGAGAACATGGCGCACGGGCTCGCCTTCTACGACGGCGACATGCGGCTCAAGGTCTGCAACAACCGCTACCGCGAGATCTACCGGCTGTCGGTCGAGGAGGCCAGGCCCGGCACGCATCTCGGCGAGCTGATCGAGCGGTCGATGGCGAATGGCGCCTTCGCATCCGAGTACAGTCCGCAGCAGATCCTCGAAGCCGCCCGCGCGCGCATCGCAAGCCGCGACGACTCGTCGATGCGGCGGGCCATGGCCAACGACACCGTCGTCTCGGTGCGCTACTGCACGTTGCCCGAAGGCGGCTTCGTCGCGACCTACGAGGACATCACCGAGCGCGAACGCGCGGTCGAGGAGCTCAGCGAGCAGTACCGCCGGTTCGACGCGGCGCTGAACAACATGAGCCAGGGGCTGTGCATGTTCGACAGCCACCTACGCGTCATCGTCTGCAACACGCGCTACATCGAGATGTACGGCCTGTCGCCCGACATCGTGAAACCCGGCATCTCCATGCGCGAGATCATGGAGCATAGCTGCGCGCTCGGCATCCACCCGAACACGACGGCGGCCGCACTCTATGCCGACTACCTCGAGCGGCTGCGCGAGGGCGCGCATACGCTGCACCGCCATTTGAGCGACGGCCGCATCATCAAGCTCAACCACACCCGCATGTCACATGGCGGCTGGGTCGTCACCTATGAAGACGTCACCGAGCGCCACAAGACGCAGGCCCGCGTCGCGCATATGGCACGGCACGATTCGCTGACCGACCTGCCCAACCGCGTGCTGTTCCGCGAGAAGATGAGCGAGGGCCTGAGCGAGGTGGCGACGGCCGGCGGCGCGATGGCCGTGCTGTGCCTCGACCTCGACAACTTCAAGACCGTCAACGACCGGCTGGGACACGCCGCCGGCGACCGGCTGCTGCGCTGGGTCGCGGCGCGGCTGAAGGAGCAGGCCGGCGAGCACGCCACCGTGGCGCGGCTCGGCGGCGACGAATTCGCACTGATCCAGCGCGGACCGCAGCCGGAAGCGGCCGAGCGGCTGGCACGCCGCCTGATCGAGATCATCGGCCGTCCGCCGCCGCTCGAAAACCAGTCGATCCATGTCGGCGTCAGCATCGGTATCGCACTTGCGCCCGATCACGGGTTGGACACGGACGAGCTGATGAAGTGCGCCGACCTCGCGCTCTACGGCGCGAAGGCCAAGGGACGCGGCGCCTATCAGATCTTCGAGCCCGCGATGGAGGAAGAGGCCCGCGCGCGGCATGCGCTGGAGGCAAATTTGCGCGGCGCGCTCGAGGGGCGCGAATTTCATCTGATGTTCCAGCCGCAGGTCCGCCTCGACACATCCGAACTGACCGGCTTCGAGGCGCTGCTGCGCTGGAAACATCCCTCGCGCGGCATGGTCTCGCCGGCGGAGTTCATTCCGATCGCGGAGGAAACCGGACTGATCGTTCCTATCGGCGAATGGGTTTTGCGCACGGCGTGCGCGACTGCGGCAGGCTGGCCGGACATGAGCATCGCGGTGAACCTGTCGCCGGTGCAATTCCGCGCGCGCGGCCTCGTCGCCATGGTCACGAGCGCGCTTGCGGAGGCCGGCCTTGCGCCGCATCGGCTCGAGCTCGAGGTCACCGAGACGGCGCTGCTCGACGACAGCGAGGCGACGATCGAGATCCTGCATCAGCTCCGCGCGTTAGGGGTGCGCGTCAGCCTCGATGATTTCGGTGTCGGTTATTCCTCGCTCAGCTATTTGCGCAAGTTTCCCTTCGACCGCATCAAGATCGACCGCTCCTTCGTCGGCACGCTCGGCGAATGCCCGGAAAGCATCGCCATCGTCCGCACCATCGCCAGCCTCGGCGCGGTGCTCGGCGTCGAGACCACGGCGGAAGGTGTCGAGACCTCCGACCAGCTCGACTTCGTCCGCGAATGCGGCTGCACCGCCGTGCAAGGATTTTATTTCGGCAAGCCATGCCCGGCCGCGGAAGTCGGCCGCGCGATCGAGCGGCTGAGCGCAATCAGGCAGGTGGCGTGA
- a CDS encoding bifunctional diguanylate cyclase/phosphodiesterase, with translation MTAALPQASDILASLGEAVFIWDIASDAIQWGEQVGSVFPDIPAERLATGAEFARLIEPSQSLRTAALAHSPAVHGAGGTPYRAEYGVRMSASDPVVWIEETGRWFAGPDGRPVRAIGAVRINNERHARDEELAKLARLDPLTGELNRTHLIAALAEAIEESTRFRSASAFMLVGIDHLARVNDAFGFDVADAVILDVAKRIRARLRGGDVLGRFSGNKFGLILKNCTVDDMNVAAERFLAGIRDEVVPTKSGPVSVTASIGAVSVPRYARNADEAINRAHETLDAAKRRRAGSFGTWRPNAERDAQRRVNIRVTDEIVTALNDRRIVLAYEPVVSAATRDRAFYECLVRMEQGDGRTLLAPDIVPVAERLGLIRLVDHRVLELVVAELAASPEVRLSLNISPDTTMDPDWWASIESLMQAHPGVAERLIVEITETVAIQDIDDVRAFVGRLKHFGSRIAIDDFGAGYTSFRNLRKLGVDIVKIDGAFVQNITRSADDRAFVQTLIDLARRLDIKTVAEWVQDEEAANMLRDWGCDYIQGRLIGLASAERPWGTSQDSVVPAAG, from the coding sequence TTGACCGCTGCCCTGCCGCAAGCCTCCGACATCCTGGCCTCCCTTGGCGAGGCCGTCTTCATCTGGGATATCGCGAGCGATGCGATTCAGTGGGGCGAGCAGGTCGGCTCAGTCTTCCCCGACATCCCCGCCGAGCGGCTGGCGACCGGCGCGGAATTCGCCCGGCTGATCGAGCCGTCGCAGTCGCTGCGCACGGCCGCCCTGGCCCACTCGCCGGCCGTGCACGGCGCCGGCGGCACGCCCTACCGGGCCGAATATGGCGTGCGCATGAGCGCCTCCGATCCCGTGGTCTGGATCGAGGAGACCGGCCGCTGGTTCGCGGGTCCCGATGGCCGGCCGGTCCGTGCGATCGGCGCCGTCCGCATCAACAATGAGCGCCACGCCCGCGACGAGGAGCTTGCAAAGCTCGCCCGGCTTGATCCCCTGACCGGCGAGCTCAACCGCACCCACCTGATCGCGGCGCTTGCGGAGGCGATCGAAGAATCGACTCGTTTCCGCTCGGCATCGGCCTTCATGCTGGTCGGCATCGACCATCTCGCCCGTGTCAACGACGCCTTCGGCTTCGACGTTGCCGACGCCGTGATCCTCGACGTGGCAAAGCGCATTCGCGCGCGGCTTCGCGGCGGCGACGTGCTCGGCCGCTTCTCGGGTAACAAGTTCGGCCTCATCCTGAAGAACTGCACCGTCGACGACATGAACGTCGCCGCCGAGCGCTTCCTCGCCGGCATCCGCGACGAGGTGGTGCCGACCAAGTCGGGCCCGGTTTCGGTCACCGCCTCGATCGGCGCGGTCAGCGTTCCACGCTACGCCCGCAACGCCGATGAAGCGATCAACCGTGCGCATGAGACGCTGGATGCCGCCAAACGCCGCCGCGCCGGCTCGTTCGGCACCTGGCGGCCGAATGCGGAACGCGACGCGCAGCGCCGCGTCAACATCCGCGTCACCGACGAGATCGTCACCGCGCTGAACGATCGCCGCATCGTGCTCGCCTATGAGCCGGTGGTCTCGGCCGCGACGCGCGACAGGGCATTCTATGAATGCCTGGTGCGGATGGAGCAGGGCGACGGGCGGACGCTGCTCGCGCCCGATATCGTGCCGGTCGCCGAGCGTCTCGGCCTCATCCGCCTCGTCGATCACCGCGTGCTCGAGCTCGTCGTCGCCGAGCTTGCCGCCTCGCCCGAGGTCAGGCTCAGCCTCAACATCTCGCCTGATACCACCATGGATCCCGACTGGTGGGCGTCGATCGAATCGCTGATGCAGGCCCATCCGGGCGTTGCCGAGCGGCTGATCGTCGAGATCACCGAGACGGTCGCGATTCAGGACATCGACGACGTCCGCGCCTTCGTCGGCCGTCTCAAGCATTTCGGCAGCCGCATCGCCATCGACGATTTCGGCGCCGGCTACACCTCGTTCCGCAACCTGCGCAAGCTCGGCGTCGACATCGTCAAGATCGACGGCGCCTTCGTGCAGAACATCACCCGTTCCGCCGACGACCGCGCCTTCGTGCAGACCCTGATCGACCTCGCCCGCCGTCTCGACATCAAGACGGTCGCCGAATGGGTGCAGGACGAGGAAGCAGCCAACATGCTGCGCGACTGGGGCTGTGATTACATCCAGGGTCGCCTGATCGGCCTCGCCTCAGCCGAGCGCCCGTGGGGCACGTCGCAGGACAGCGTGGTGCCCGCTGCGGGGTAG
- the rpmF gene encoding 50S ribosomal protein L32 has protein sequence MAVPRRKTSPSRRGMRRSADALKKPTYVEDKDSGELRRPHHLDLKTGMYKGRQVLKKKES, from the coding sequence ATGGCCGTTCCGAGAAGAAAAACCTCGCCGTCGCGCCGTGGCATGCGCCGCTCTGCTGACGCGCTGAAGAAGCCGACCTATGTCGAGGACAAGGACTCCGGCGAGCTCCGTCGTCCGCACCATCTCGACCTCAAGACCGGCATGTACAAGGGCCGGCAGGTCTTGAAGAAGAAAGAGTCCTGA